The Lytechinus pictus isolate F3 Inbred chromosome 15, Lp3.0, whole genome shotgun sequence genome contains a region encoding:
- the LOC129277705 gene encoding oocyte zinc finger protein XlCOF6-like, with protein sequence MDVKQEIKEDTSKPTPADNGCGHSTNKEGDMKMTIKAGEEKTSLPVSMKAKNEEDSKQVDQVENHDAIVGNPVQSGQETSMDVLRKNNHQCSYCDRAYSRKGALTNHLKKHTKGKPFECPQCDKRFSHYFQFVAHTRSHTGWIPCTVCQKTFRMESALDLHFKRQHMDYEDRQFKCSYCDKRFPYKSALNMHEKLHTRWYECSHCGKKYRHESSLKRHLEAHEEDRKKPFQCDHCSKGFFKEGSLVAHLRIHSGKDVAQCPHCDKKYLNRSHLKDHMMKKHDSKRIYFKCPRCNASFVQQNGLDTHMFKKHGEGKPGETRSRCHTPACSICSEVFPSRFKLAAHTREKHLDTKPFGCSVCAKKFANKAYLNSHMKYHSGDKQHQCDQCGEKFYEKQQLNRHVKRHTGEKEHQCSVCGMRFYEKHRLTSHARTHTGEKPYACSLCDKRYGHPSDLKYHVRSIHKPTGEKPFQCSQCNKKFYFRRFLKRHEQIHSEDKPFLCSYCGKTFRKSSYLETHTLTHTGEKDYPCTLCDKKFSSRGLLNRHVRKHTGEKPYKCPICGKEFAQQPAMASHLRVHRNEKNHHCVVCDKKFYSRCRLQSHMTTHNGEKPHVCLLCWAQFTQKGSLKDHLRTHTKPYKCNSCPQRYAQEKSLNNHIAKKHTAEKPYKCHLCGEGFNLKKVLDRHIRRHARPYICESCPSRCSSKKNLSLHRRLRHPGSKPYQCSSCQKRFYGLSQLSNHLKTRCGKNLGKSSVLLRNCGTKPYKEGQEEPEGQEEPEGLAEPPNLDGIFKSQCFIRLSKCSVPLKSSNIKPEEKPEEFVEAPTLVATLKSHCPVKLRKCSVLLRDDEMLLMWTTFLNERKS encoded by the exons ATGGACgtaaaacaagaaataaagGAGGATACCTCTAAACCGACACCTGCCGATAATGGATGCGGGCactcaacaaataaagaag GTGATATGAAAATGACCATCAAAGCCGGAGAAGAGAAAACATCACTCCCAGTCTCAATGAAAGCTAAAAACGAGGAGGATTCTAAACAAGTCGATCAAGTTGAAAATCATG ATGCCATTGTAGGCAACCCTGTACAAAGCGGTCAGGAGACCTCCATGGATGTGTTGCGAAAGAATAACCATCAGTGCTCCTACTGTGATAGAGCATACTCTCGTAAAGGCGCTCTGACTAATCATTTGAAAAAACACACTAAAGGGAAACCCTTTGAGTGTCCTCAATGCGACAAAAGATTTTCCCACTATTTTCAATTTGTCGCACACACAAGATCCCACACTGGCTGGATTCCCTGTACAGTCTGTCAGAAAACATTCCGCATGGAATCCGCACTTGACTTGCACTTCAAACGGCAGCACATGGATTACGAAGATCGACAATTCAAGTGCAGTTATTGTGATAAGAGATTTCCGTATAAGTCTGCGCTGAATATGCATGAAAAGCTCCACACGCGATGGTACGAATGTTCACATTGTGGGAAGAAATACAGACATGAGAGTAGTCTGAAGCGGCACCTTGAAGCCCATGAGGAGGATAGGAAGAAGCCGTTTCAGTGCGATCATTGCTCAAAAGGGTTCTTCAAAGAAGGTTCACTTGTTGCCCATCTGAGAATACACAGCGGGAAGGATGTTGCGCAATGCCCGCATTGTGATAAAAAGTATCTCAACAGGTCGCACCTAAAAGATCACATGATGAAGAAGCATGATTCTAAacgaatttatttcaaatgccCCAGGTGCAATGCAAGCTTTGTTCAGCAGAACGGTCTTGACACTCACATGTTTAAAAAGCACGGTGAAGGAAAGCCTGGCGAAACACGTAGCAGGTGCCATACACCTGCATGTTCGATTTGCAGTGAAGTATTCCCGAGCAGATTCAAACTTGCTGCCCACACGAGGGAAAAACATCTTGATACTAAACCATTCGGGTGTTCCGTTTGTGCAAAGAAATTTGCGAATAAGGCTTACCTTAACAGCCATATGAAATACCACAGTGGGGATAAGCAGCATCAGTGCGACCAGTGTGGTGAGAAATTTTATGAGAAGCAACAGCTGAATAGACATGTAAAGAGACATACGGGAGAGAAGGAGCATCAGTGTTCCGTTTGTGGAATGAGATTCTATGAAAAGCACCGTCTCACCAGTCATGCTAGAACCCACACTGGAGAGAAGCCATATGCTTGCTCACTGTGCGATAAAAGATATGGGCATCCTAGCGACCTGAAATATCATGTACGATCCATCCATAAGCCTACTGGGGAGAAACCCTTCCAGTGCTCACAATGCAACAAAAAGTTTTACTTCCGAAGATTCCTGAAGAGACATGAACAAATACACTCTGAAGACAAACCCTTTCTATGCTCATACTGTGGCAAGACTTTTAGAAAAAGCAGTTATTTGGAGACGCACACGTTGACACATACTGGCGAGAAAGACTATCCATGTACTCTTTGTGATAAGAAATTCAGTTCGAGAGGTCTGCTGAATCGTCACGTGCGAAAGCACACGGGCGAAAAGCCTTATAAGTGTCCAATTTGTGGGAAGGAGTTTGCTCAGCAACCTGCTATGGCGAGTCATCTCAGAGTCCATCGCAATGAGAAAAACCATCATTGTGTGGTTTGCGACAAGAAGTTTTACAGCAGATGCCGTCTTCAAAGTCACATGACGACGCACAATGGGGAAAAACCTCATGTTTGTCTGCTCTGTTGGGCACAGTTCACCCAAAAAGGAAGCCTGAAGGACCATCTGAGAACGCACACAAAGCCGTACAAATGCAACAGTTGTCCCCAAAGATATGCTCAGGAAAAAAGCCTCAATAACCACATTGCAAAAAAGCACACTGCCGAAAAGCCCTACAAATGCCACCTTTGTGGTGAAGGTTTCAATCTCAAAAAGGTTCTGGATCGTCATATCAGAAGGCATGCAAGGCCGTACATATGTGAATCTTGCCCCAGCAGATGTTCCAGCAAGAAAAATCTCAGTCTTCACCGAAGATTAAGACATCCTGGGAGCAAGCCCTATCAATGTTCATCTTGCCAAAAGAGATTTTATGGACTCTCACAACTCAGTAACCACTTGAAAACTCGATGCGGTAAGAATCTCGGTAAAAGCTCAGTTTTGCTCAGAAACTGCGGTACAAAACCTTACAAAGAAGGACAAGAAGAGCCAGAAGGACAAGAAGAGCCAGAAGGACTTGCTGAACCCCCAAATCTCGATGGCATCTTTAAATCTCAATGCTTTATCCGTCTCAGTAAATGTTCGGTCCCACTAAAAAGCTCAAATATCAAGCCTGAAGAAAAACCAGAGGAGTTTGTCGAAGCCCCAACGCTCGTTGCCACCTTGAAATCGCATTGCCCCGTAAAGCTCCGGAAATGTTCCGTTCTGCTCAGAGATGACGAAATGCTTTTGATGTGGACGACATTCTTGAATGAAAGGAAATCATGA